The proteins below come from a single Lactobacillus johnsonii genomic window:
- a CDS encoding GNAT family N-acetyltransferase produces MKIRQATMDDYDQIMTILKDGANQLAERGVDQWQGDYPSPDQIKEDIEKGFAYLAVSADGETVGAISIVEAPDHSYDDLKGEWLLDTDKYVVIHRVAIHSKHAGHGYATKLLTEVIDYIRDHRKDIDSIRIDTHENNSAMQHLIDKMNFTKVGELHGVYRPDEISYVYENVRE; encoded by the coding sequence ATGAAGATTAGACAAGCTACAATGGATGATTATGATCAAATTATGACAATTTTAAAGGATGGTGCTAACCAACTAGCAGAACGTGGAGTTGACCAATGGCAAGGAGACTATCCTTCACCAGATCAAATTAAAGAAGATATTGAAAAAGGTTTTGCCTATTTAGCTGTTTCAGCTGATGGGGAAACAGTAGGTGCTATTTCTATAGTTGAAGCACCAGATCATTCTTATGATGATTTGAAAGGTGAGTGGCTTCTAGATACTGATAAATATGTTGTAATTCACCGCGTTGCCATTCATTCAAAGCACGCAGGTCATGGTTATGCTACTAAGCTTTTGACTGAAGTAATTGATTATATTCGTGATCACCGTAAAGATATTGATAGCATTCGAATTGATACACATGAAAACAATAGCGCAATGCAACATCTAATTGATAAGATGAATTTCACTAAAGTGGGAGAATTGCATGGAGTTTATCGTCCAGATGAAATTTCATACGTTTATGAGAATGTTAGAGAATAA
- a CDS encoding phosphate ABC transporter substrate-binding protein: MRKNFKFKIAAVCGLLAILIGLTGCANNNSNKITVVGSSAMQLLAEQAGNDYRLSHPDSNIVVQGGGSGTGLSQVQAGAVEIGTSDVFAETQKGIDAKKLQNHLVAVVGIVPIVNKSAGVSNLSKQQLSDIFTGKITNWKQVGGKKQTITVINRSKGSGTRGTFEGLVLNGKKPIQAQEQDSNGTVRKIVSSTPGTISYISFPYANDENIQKLSIDGIKPTNKNVETNRWHLWSYEHIYTKGKPNKNVQKFIDYMLGSKVQNDLVPKLGYISIDKMQVERDSNNHVVQK, encoded by the coding sequence ATGAGAAAAAATTTTAAATTTAAAATAGCCGCTGTTTGTGGACTGCTAGCTATTTTAATCGGACTTACAGGCTGTGCTAACAATAATAGCAATAAGATTACTGTTGTTGGATCTAGTGCCATGCAACTTTTAGCTGAGCAAGCTGGAAATGACTATCGTCTGTCTCATCCTGACAGTAATATTGTTGTTCAAGGAGGAGGTTCGGGAACTGGTCTTAGCCAAGTACAGGCAGGAGCAGTTGAAATTGGAACTTCCGATGTTTTTGCTGAAACTCAAAAGGGAATAGATGCTAAGAAATTACAAAATCATCTTGTTGCCGTTGTAGGTATTGTTCCTATTGTCAATAAGAGTGCCGGTGTAAGCAATTTGAGTAAGCAGCAATTGAGTGATATTTTTACAGGTAAAATTACTAACTGGAAACAAGTTGGTGGTAAGAAACAAACTATCACTGTAATTAACCGTTCTAAGGGTAGTGGTACTCGTGGAACTTTTGAGGGTTTAGTTCTAAATGGAAAAAAGCCAATTCAGGCTCAAGAACAAGATTCTAACGGTACTGTACGTAAAATTGTCAGTTCTACACCAGGGACAATTTCTTATATCTCATTCCCGTATGCTAATGATGAAAATATTCAAAAATTAAGTATTGATGGGATAAAGCCTACGAATAAGAATGTCGAGACAAATCGCTGGCACCTTTGGTCTTATGAACATATCTATACTAAGGGTAAACCTAACAAGAATGTTCAAAAATTTATTGATTATATGCTTGGAAGTAAGGTACAAAATGATTTAGTACCTAAACTAGGCTATATTAGTATCGATAAGATGCAGGTCGAACGTGATAGTAATAATCATGTTGTTCAAAAATAA
- the pstC gene encoding phosphate ABC transporter permease subunit PstC — protein sequence MNNKDLKKVVESALDKQKVPHVKLKKIGASKVDVASLTEPSKETRQEYWGKGLTYCAIILIIILVASIIGFIGFHGLETFTKDHVNVFQFLTSSDWDPGEGKNHVGAAAMIVTSFSVTLLAALVATPFAIAVALFMTEYSSKKGARFLQSVIELLVGIPSVVYGFLGLTVIVPFIRNIFGGTGFGILSATLVLFVMVLPTITSLTVDSLKAVPSDYRKASLALGATKWQTIYKVILRVASPRIMTAVIFGMARAFGEALAVQMVIGNAVLMPANLVSPSATLTSQLTSQMGNTVMGTLPNNALWSLALLLLIMSLVFNFLVRLIGKRGQK from the coding sequence ATGAATAACAAAGATCTTAAAAAAGTAGTTGAGTCTGCTTTAGATAAGCAAAAAGTTCCTCATGTTAAATTAAAGAAGATAGGTGCAAGTAAGGTTGATGTTGCCAGCTTAACTGAGCCATCAAAAGAAACACGACAGGAATATTGGGGTAAAGGGTTAACTTACTGCGCCATTATTTTAATTATTATTTTGGTTGCTTCAATTATTGGTTTTATTGGATTTCATGGACTAGAAACTTTTACTAAAGATCATGTGAATGTTTTTCAATTTTTGACTTCTAGTGATTGGGATCCAGGTGAAGGAAAGAATCATGTTGGAGCAGCAGCAATGATTGTAACTTCATTTTCTGTAACCTTATTAGCTGCTTTAGTAGCAACCCCGTTTGCAATTGCAGTAGCCTTATTTATGACTGAGTATTCTTCTAAAAAGGGTGCACGCTTTTTGCAATCAGTAATTGAATTATTGGTAGGAATTCCCTCTGTTGTTTATGGATTCTTGGGATTAACAGTTATTGTTCCTTTTATTAGAAATATTTTTGGTGGAACTGGGTTTGGTATTTTATCAGCGACTTTAGTTTTATTTGTCATGGTTTTACCGACAATTACTTCGCTAACTGTTGATAGTTTAAAAGCTGTACCATCTGATTACCGTAAAGCTTCTTTAGCTTTAGGAGCAACTAAATGGCAAACAATCTATAAAGTGATTTTGCGAGTTGCCTCTCCTAGAATTATGACAGCGGTAATTTTTGGGATGGCTAGAGCCTTTGGTGAAGCCTTAGCTGTACAGATGGTTATTGGTAATGCAGTTTTAATGCCAGCTAACTTAGTGAGTCCATCTGCTACTTTAACTAGTCAATTAACTAGTCAAATGGGAAACACAGTTATGGGAACATTACCAAATAATGCACTTTGGTCATTAGCGCTTCTATTGTTAATTATGTCTTTGGTCTTTAACTTCTTAGTCCGCTTAATTGGAAAGAGAGGACAGAAATAA